GCGACGGCCGGTCCCAGCTCTACCGGGCAACCGTGGCGGGGCTCGAATCGCACGTGAGTACACACCTCGCCGCCTCGCTTGTCCAGCGTCGCTACACAGCTGGAGTCGCAACCGCGGTGCCTGTCATGTTGCCCGGAGCTCTCGCGGCGCGCAGTGAACTCAGGCGCGCCGGTAGGCCGCTACGCGCCGGCGACTACGCCCGTGGGGCGGCGCTACTCCTACCCGCGGCCCTAGCCAGCCAGGTTGTGGCACGTATGTTTCCTAGCCGGCAAAACCGACGGTAACCCTGCCGGCGACAGAAGCCATCGTGCACCACGGCCGCACGGCCCCACGGGCGCAAGCCGGGCGAGGCAAGCTGCTCACGTTCGTGTCCGCGGGAGGCTCACTCTCTGCATCGGCGGTGCACTGTAGCGCGACTCGCCAAGGGTGCTCCTTCTCCTTGCTCGGCGTGTGAGCCGAGATCACACTCGACCCACACACCCCGAACGCTACTCTTGCCCGCGCACCCAACTCCGTCGGGCGCGGACTACAGCGATGACCCCGAGACCGAGAAGCAGCACGGCAGCAAGCGCAACCGGCGCGAGTGGCGCCCCACCCGTCGTCTCGATCACTGGCGGAGTCGGCTTGTTCGGGTCAACAGTTGGCGGCACAACGGCAGTCTTCCAGGCCGCCACCAGCGTCAGATCGGTGGTGACCGGGGAGCTGAAGTCGTAGACAGCTCCATTCAGCGTCCACCCGGTGAAGGTGTAGCCGTCACGTACTGGGTCTGCGGGCTTCGCCACCGCCTTCCCGTCGGCCACTGTGACCGTCGTTGAGGCTTGCCCGTTGTCGGGGTCGAATGTCACCGTGTGATTCTTCGCTCCAACAGGCTCCCACGACGCAAGCAGCGTTGTGTCTGCTGTCACGGGCGTCGCGAAGTCGTACGGTTCGCCGTTCAGCGTCCAGCCGGCGAATGTGTGTCCCTCGCGCACAGGGTCGCTCGGTTGCGCGACGAGTTCGCCGTCGACAACAGTCACGGTGGAGACTTCGTCACCGTTATCGGGATCGAAAGTCACGACGTGCGTCACGGCGGGCACTTCCTCCCAAGCTGCAACGAGCGTGATGTCAGCTGTCACCGCCTTACTGAACTCGTATGGTTCACCGTCGAGCGTCCACCCAGTGAAGGCAAACCCATCCTTGACGGGGTCAGCTGGCTTCGCGACCGAGCCGCCGTCGACGACACTCTCCGTAGATGTCGCCTCGCCATTGTCTGGATCAAATGTCACTGTGTGAGTGACAACCGGGATCTCTTCCCACTGCGCAACGAGAGTAATGTCTGAGGTGACAGGGCTATCGAAGTCGTAGTCGACGTCTTGCAGGGTCCAGCCGATAAAGGTGAAGCCCTCACGAGTCGGATCGGCAGGCTGCGCCACAGGGTCGCCGTCAGCGACCTGAATTTCGGTCGGGTCCGAGCCGTTCTGCGGATCAAACGTCACCGTGTGGGTAACGACGGCCACCTCCTCCCAACCCGCCACCAACGTGATGTCAGCGGTGACTGGGCTGTCGAAGTCGTATGCTGCCCCTGCAAGCGTCCACCCAGTGAACGTGAAGCCTTCCCGAGTCGGGTCGGCGGGCTTGGTCACGGCTTCACCGTCTGTGACGGCTTCGGTGAATGACGCCTCTCCGTTTTGCGGGTCGAATGTGACTGTGTGCTCGACGACAGGCACCTCTTCCCACACCGCGATGAGTGTCAGATCGGAGGTCACCGCCGCCGCGAAGTCGTACTCGTCTCCATCGAGAGTCCAGCCAGCGAAGGTGAAGCCCTCACGTACAGGCTCGGCTGGCTCGGCGACTGTATCTCCGTGTGCGACGGTTTCAGAGAATGAGGCCTCGCCGTTGCCAGGCTCGAAGGTCACCGTGTATTCAACGTCAGCGAACTGCGCGTAGACGGTTTGGCCGGCTACAGCGACTGGCGCGGTCACCTGAGTTCCCCCTGTCGGGCTCTCGAACCAGCCGATAAAGGATTTGCCTGCCGGCGGGGTCGGGTTAGTTGCTGGCAGCGGCACTGAGGCGCCCGGTGACGCGACCTCAAACCAGCCATTGGAGGCGGTTGCGTCGCTAATGAAGCTCCCCTGCTCGCCTGGCAAGGCGGGCGTCAGTCCCGTCCACGAGCCCCCGTTCTCGGCTGCGTCGAATCGTACGTAGTCCATCGTGTACGCGCCCGCATCCTGTGGGCCGGTTGGACGGTAGGCGACGCCGCGCTCATCTGCGTCAAGCCCAGTGTCGCCAGTCACGATGCGAGACGCAGTGGGCGTTGCGTCGGTCACAGGCGGCACGATCGCAAGGGTTGGGATCGCTCGGCTTTCTGCCCCAGAACGCGCGTCGCCCGCGATCACTGTGGTGCCGTTGGCAGCCGGCTCAGGAGTGACTGTCCCAAAGATCCCCTTCGCGTACGCCTCCTCTTCGCCTGCAGGGACGCTGCAGGCGACACCGCCGGAGCAGGTCAGGGATGTTCCGAGCATGCCTGCCACCGAATTCGACCGAGTGAAGACGTTGTCTGCGAGCGCCCCGGCGGGCCGCTGAAATCCACCAGAGTTGAACGTCGTGTGGACACCGAAGTCGACGCCGCCGCGCCCCTGATCCTTCGTGTTGCCAAAGAACGTGTTGTTCGAAATATCGACCTCGACGCGCAGCGAGACCTGGATGGCACCGCCAGTGTCAGCAGTCTCGCCGCCAGACACGTTGTTCGCAAACGTGGAGTTCTTGACTGTCAGTTTCGTGAGAAACGGTGGAGTTGAGGAAGCGTTCTGCCCCTCGACAAAAATGGCCGCCCCATCGTCCTGCGCAGTGTTGCCGATAAACGAGCTGTTTGTCACCGTCAGCGACCCGTTGTGCGTCTGGTTGGGGTTCATGACGGAGACAGCGCCACCGTCGGCGTTCGCCGGGGTCGAGGACGAGGCCGTGCTGTTGCCCTCGAAGAGGTCATTGTGCAGTGTCAACTGCACGTACGAATTGTGCAGCGAAATGGCCCCGCCGCGGGGCTGCGCTCCCCCTTCACGGAATTCGTTGTCGCGAAAGAGCGAGTTCTGGATCAGGACGGCGCCGCGCGAGTCGGCTCTGAAGCTCATCGCGCCGCCCGAGTAACCAGCGCCGTTGGTTCCGACGTTCTCAAGCACACTGATTCGATTCATCGTGGTTTGAGCGTCTGCATTGTTGCGACCGAACGACAGCGCCGCGCCCGTACTTGCCGAGTTTCTCGCTATCGTCATGTCTTCGAGTAGCAGCTGCCCCGATCCGGATCCGCCGAGCACGACTGCGCTCGCGCCGAGGTCAGCGACTGTGATGCCGCTGAGCTCGACTGCGGCGCTGTCATTCTGAGTGACCTGGAGACCGCCGTTGGTCCCGTCAGCCCGAGGCGCGAGTTCAAGGTTTCGCAATGCAACGGAGCCGGCCCCGCCCACGGTGAGCTGAATGTGGCGGCCCACTGCTGGAGCGCTCAGAGAGTGATTGGTGCCGTCGATTTCGATTGCTATACCCGCACTATTTGTCAGAGACAGCGTGCCGGGGAGCTCATCGGGGAATGCAGCGCTCAGCTCGATCGCGGTATCGACGGAGGCGTCATTGAACGCGTCACGTAATTCGTCAGCTGTGTCGACCGAGACAGACTCGGCCGCATGTGCCGGGGCGGTGAGCAGCAGTGAGCCGAACACCATCGCCGCAACCGTCGAGAGGGCAGCCAGAGGCCGCAGCCGCGGCCGCGAGGGGCGATGGATTGCAGAATGACGTGTGTGTCGCACCATATTTGCAACCCTAAGAGTTCTCTGTCTAAAGTCAATGCACAGCGCAGAATCCTCACAATTGCAGCCAATCTGATGCTGCAATAGCGAAATCAAGTGCAGCTTGGCTGCACACATGCATATCATTCGTGCACAAAGCAGTTTGTCCTGGCCTCGCTGTCTCTCGTTGCCCAGCATCACCTGCTCTCAGACGAGGCACCTCGTGCCCGAGGCCTGCCCGCAGTGCAACTCATACCGGTATGACCCGAATCGCAGAGCGATCAGTCTTGGACAGACTGGTCGCCCGCGGCGACGATTGAACTTCATCCAGGGCAACGTCGCCTTCTCCCCCACACAGGCGTGCGGCACAGGCCAGACGCTCCCGTCGGCACGGCTGCCTTGAGCGCCGCCTCAGGCTTCTTACGCCCACGGCCCGCCACGTCATGCAGCCCACGAACAGACGCTTCGAGAACGGAGAACCGACATGACTCACGTAGCAGCACGCACGAGAGCACTTCGTGCAGCCGCCCTATGCTCCGCGGCTGGGCTTGCCCTCTCTCTGAGCGCCTGCGACTCGTCGATCGCAGACGAAGCGGGAGAAACGTACACCATCCGGCTCGCAGATTATATGCCCCCCACTCACTTCCTCGCGACTGATCTCATTGTGCCGTGGCAGGAGGAGGTTACCGAGCGAACGGGTGGGCGGGTGACATTTGACTACTATCCGGGCGGTCAGCTCGTTGAGACCTCAGAGCTCTACGCGGCGGTGCAGGGAGGGGTTGTCGACGCTGCCATCTTCCCTCCCACTGTCGCCGCACCCGTTGACCTGCCACTCTCTGGCGTCGTCGCGCTCCCGGGCATCCAAGCTCCGGCGGGGCTGCCCGAGGCATCAGCTGCGTACACGGGGCTCCTGCTTGGTTCACTTGCCGAACTGGAGTGGGAACCCAAGGGAGTGACGCCGATGTTGGGGCTCATCGTGGGCCAGAACCAGCTAGTCAACCGTGGTGCACCTGTGAGGGGCATCGATGATTGGCGCGGCCTGACTGTGCGTGGCTCGGGTGGAATGCTCGATATTGTCATCGTCGAGGCAGGTGGCGCCGCGGCGACTCTGGCCACGACCGAAATCTACGAGGCGCTCCAGCGGCGCACGATCGACACGTCGATCACGTCAGGCGAGACCGCCGCTCAGTACAAGCTTGAGGAAGTCGCTGAGTCAATTTCCGTGAACTCGCAGCTTGGCCTCGCCGCGGTCACACTCGCAATGTCGACGGCCACGTGGGACGGCTTTCCGCCAGACATCCAGCACGCAATCAGGGAGGCGTCTGCCGCCGCGCTTGAGCGCTTCGGCGAGGCGACGGCTGGTCTTTTCGATTCCATCAGGGAGCAACTCGGGGATCAGGTCGACTTCTACACGTTGACTGCTGAGGATGTCGAATCGCTCCACCCAGCCGTGACGGCGGCCCAGGCAGCGTGGATCTCGGAGCATGAGGCTCAGGGGCTTCCCGCCCAGGAAGTGTTCGACGAGTGGGTGCGGGCGGCGCGCGCTGCGGCGGGCGAGTAAGTTGCGCCCGCGGCCCGCTAGTTTCCGGCTTGGAGCGGCCCGGCAGTCGCAGGAGGCGGACCGATTTCGTCGACGTGGTGTCCGGTGCAGGCGTCGTTCGTTGTTCGCGCGCTGAGTACCCTGGACGTTCGAAACCAGCGGATTGCGCCGCGAAGCCGGCACCACCCGATCAGGTACCAGTGCCCACCTGTCGCCGCGAAAATCATGGGTTCGACATCGCGAGTGGTCTCCTCACCCTCCGCCGAGACGTATCTGATGCGCACGACCCGCTGGTCAGCGAGGCCCTGTTCCAAGGCAGAGCGAACGGTCCGGGGACCCGCTGCCTCGTTGTCTACCCAGATGCGTTGAGCGAGCTCGCCGGCGTGCACTCGGGTGGCAGGGTCGAGCACGTCGAGAATCTTCCGCACTCCGGCCGCCGCGAGGTCGGCAAACGGCGCATCCGCCGCTGCGGTCACCGCGGCGAGCAACGCAACGGCCTGCGCAGGGCTCAGGGTGATTGGCGGCAGGTTTCCCTGCACAAGCATTCCGTAGCCTCCACCGGGGCCAGGCCTCGCCCACACAGGTAGTCCGCTGTTCTCGAGCGCGTCGATGTCTCGCTTCACCGTGCGCAGCGACACGCCGAACTGCGCGGCCAGGCCGGCAGCGGTCACCCCTCGGGTTCCGCTCCGACGCAGCGCCTCAGACAGTGCGTGCAGCCGCTCCGAACGTTTCATCAAGCCCCCTTCAAGAGGTGTGTGGTGAAATCATGACAGAAATAGTGCCATCAAGTTGTCCGCCACCCGCGGGAAGATACGTTCATGACTTCACACGCACCCCACTCAGCATTCGTTCTCGTCCCCGGGCATTGGCTCGGCGCCTGGGCATGGGACGAGGTTGTCGCGCACCTGCAGGAAGCAGGTCACCGCGCCACCGCACTCACGCTGCCAGGCCGGGATCCAGCGGATCCGGATCGCGAACTGCGTAACCTCACCGACCAGGCGCGCGCGATTGAAGCCGCGATTCGCGAGCACCGCGGCGACGTCGTCCTCGTGGCACACAGCGGCGCGAACGGCCCGGTGACGGCGGTGCTCGACAGCTCCCCCGACATCGTCGCGCGCGTCGTGTGGGTCGACAGCGGGCCAGTCGGAGACGCCACTGCGTTCGCACCAGACTTCCCAGAGGACACAGCGAGCACAGCGGGCACAGCGAGCACAGCGGGCGAAGACGGTGCAGAGCACACAGACGCACTGCCACTGCCCGATTTCGCCGCGCTCGGGAAACAGGCGAGCCTTGCGGAGCTCAGCGAGGCATCCCTCGAGGAGTTCCGAGCGCGGGCCCTGCCAGAGCCGGCGGGCGTGCTCCGCGAGCGGGTGGCGCTTCGAAACAACGCACGCTACAACGTGCCAACGACGTTCGTGTGCTGTTCGCTCTCAAGTGCAGACGTAGCGGCCCTCGGCGCTGCGGGTCACCCCATGTTCGCAGAGGTGCCGCGATTCACGGACGTCACCTATGTCGACCTCCCGACAGGCCACTGGCCGATGTGGAGTCGACCGCGCGAGCTTGCATCGATCCTGATGGCCACGCTCGACCGATAGCCACCCACCGGAGCGCCGCACGCCATTGGCGAGCGCTGGCAGGCCGGGCGCCGCGGCGTGCAGGGCGAGCCCAAGCCGCGAACCATCGATGCGCTATACAGTGACCCCTGGCTGCGACTCCCGGCCACCTACCAGAGCCTCGCTCAGGAGGGCTCGGTGCGTGAGGTGCGGATGATGCCCGGCTCCGGGAATCGCGACGACGCCGATATTCGGGCGCGATGCAAGCTCGGCAACCAGCGCCGAGTCGAGCGGATCCTGTGCCCCGGTGATGATCGTGACCGGGCCTTCGAAACGTGCGAGGGCTACGCGAAGCTCGGCCCGCCACCGCAGCGATGCAGTCTGCCGCAGTTGCGCTGCGACGCGGCGAGAAGCCCCTCGGCGCAGGTCACTCACGCTGGATTCGAGCGCGTCGGCCTCCGCGTCCGTACCCGTCAGCAGCCGCGAGAGTCCGGTCCCGTTGAGCCCACGCATATAGGCGGCAATGAGCGGCCGCGGGAGATGCCTCGTGACTGAGCGCGACTGCAGAAAGAACGGAGATACGAGAGTCAGTGCGCTCACGCGCCCCGGGAACCTGTCCGCTGCAGTGACTGCGGCCGCGGCGCCGAGGGAGTGCCCGACGAGATGGACCGGGCTGGTCGGCAGAACCTCGGGAAGCCACCGCCCCCAGTCGGTGATGCCCGTTGCCCCGCTCAGCCCCAGCCCGGGAAGGTCAACAACCCGAGCGTCAATATCGCTCGCTACGTCGGCCCAGGTGTCTGCGTTGATCGGCAGTCCTGGCAGGATCAGACCCGACGCGTCGCCCGCACCAAGCGTGAATGTCCGAATGCCGCCCGCTTCCACGTAGCGACGATCATCGCCGGGCTGTGCCCCGAAACGATGCGCGGCAAGATAGTCGGCCCACCGTTCAAGCGAGACCCTGACGTCTGGCTGCAGTAGCCCGTGTCGCGCTGCAAGCTCGTTCGCGGCGTCGGTCGGATACCTGTCAGCGGACATGAACGTCAGCGTCTCGGGGTCGGCTTTGGTGATCCGCTGTGGCAGGCGTTTGATGACTGCGACGGGCACACGCACCCGCGGCACGGGCGCGCCGAGGTGCCTTCCGACGTGCGCAAGCATGTCGCCGAGCGGCGGCGTGCGGTCATCGAGCACCCAATATGCACGACCTGCTGCACCAGGATCGGTCGCGGCACGCTCCATGAATGCCGCAAAGTAGTCGACCGTGACGACGGGCAGGAAGACGTCGTCGCCGCCCGGGAGCGCGGCTGTCTCCCCGCGGTAGAGCTGCCCGACTGTTGTCGCAAGCCCAATGAGCTGGTCGGACTCGCCAGTGACGCTATCGCCGATCACGCTCGACGGGTTCACGACTGTCCAAGCCAGGCCGAGCTCGGTCGCCCGCGCTTGGAACACCGCGTCAGACTCCATCTTTGAGCCCTCGTAGGCGCCCGCTTCCCCGTACACCGCCGAGCGATGCGTATCGCTCCAGGGCACCAAGGACGGATCCTGTCCACCGACCCTGTAACCAGAGATGTGGAGCAGTCGCCCGAGTCTGGGAAGCTGCGACGCAAACTCAACCACCCGCTCGACGATCCCAACGTTTGCGTCCCGCGCCTCGTCGACAGACATCCCGAAGCGGTACAGTCCCGCACAATTGTGGATCTCGGTGACTGAGGCGAAGGCCGTTGGACCGCCAGCCAAGATCTCGGGCGCCGCGAAATCGACAACGGCTGTCTGTACCGATCCGAGGCCACCGTGCTCGCGTACCCACTGCACAACCTTCGCTCCGGACTCCTCTGACCGGACTGCCACGGTGACGTCTGCGCCGGCCCCGAGAAGCTTGAGCACCAGGTGCCTGCCGACAAGCCCGGACGCCCCGAACACAAGCGCGTGACGCGAATCCCCACCCGATGCGATCTCGCCCTCGGCCGTCAGGCCCCGGTTCCCACTCTCCCCCATCACGCGACGCTTCCGTGAGCGAGGCGAATCGCGATCAGCTCTGCCATTGCGTCAGCTGTCGCTTCAAGCGGCTGCGTGCTGCGCATCGCGCGAGACACAATCACCGAACCCTCAATCGCCGAGACGACTGCGGTTGCGAGGGACGCCGCGTCTGCGGCAGCGAGCCCCTCGGCTTCGAGCAGTCGCGCTGCCGGCGTAACCCAGGCGCGAAACGCCTGCTCACAGGCGCCGCGCAGGCGCTCACTTTCGGCCCCCATCTCGAGCGTGACAACAGACACCGGACAGCCCAGGCGGTAGTCGCTCTCGCCCACGATTGCCGCCACGGCCGCGATCACCGCCCGTACCGCGGCTGCCGCGCCACCCTCGCTGGCTGCTGCCTCGAGCACGAGAGTCTCGAACTGTTCCTGGGCAAGTTCGATGGCGGCGACACCAAGCCCTTCTTTCCCGTCTGGGAAGTGGAAGTACATTGAGCCCTTCGGCGCGTTCGCATGTTCGGTGACTGCGGCGAGTCCCGTTCCGCTGTACCCGTTCGACTGAATGAGTTCGAGCATGGCCGCCGCGAGGCGTGCCCGTGTCTGCGCACCCTTGGTGAGCGCGCCTGATGTCTGTGACCGCATACAGCAAGAATAGACCGGTCTACATATTTTGCGCAAGCCCGGGCTTTCCCCGCGATACCCAGCACTCATCGCCGGCACTCAGCGCCCAGCACCGACACTCAGCGCCCAACCCCCAGCCTGCGCGACCACCGCGATGTCGGTCGCACCACAATGGGCAAGGCCCGCCAGCCGAGGCCCTCAAGTGGCGCTGCAGTGGCGCTTCAGTCGCGCTTCAGTCGCGCTTCAGCTGAGTAGCGTGAACGCGGCCGACTGGGCCACCTGAGTGCGCACCGCCTGCGCGTTGAGCTCGTCGCACCAGTTCGGGTACACCCGAAATCCGCGCTTGCCGGGACTCCTATCAGTGCGCGTCACGCCCAAGTCCGTTAGGTGAGCAGGCGTGAACCTGAACACCCCAAAGCGCGTCCCATCGCGCACGAACACGAGCAGACCGTCGTGCACCTCGTCGGCCACAAACGGCCTCGTCACCCCGTCATCATCGCGCCGCCAGACGGCGACGAACGCCCCAGGCTTCGTAGGGGTGACCCGCGCCGTGCGAATCCGCCAGGTTTCTGCCCCGATGGCGACGAGGCCAGCCTCGTAGTCGGTGTTTTGTTCCTCAGCCCGCGGCGGCCCGAGCCGCTCGCCTGCGGCAGCGGGGAGGAGCTCGAAGTCGCGAAACGCAGTGAATGGCACATGTTCACCGTATCGCCCCACCTGCGCCGCCCCGCGAGCGATGGGCTAGCCGATCGCGTCCTCAAGTAACGTGAGCGGCCGCTTCCGAGTACCCGTGATCTCAACAACGCGTGCGCCCCGGTGAGATCCGGATCCTCCGCGAGTTCGAGAAGCGACACATCCATTGCCTGTTGCAGTTCGGGACCCTCGTCGGCGCCAATCCGGATCCCTGCCGCGGCGCTCAGCTGGAGCAGCACGAGCAGGTCTACGGCGAGCATCGCGCGCTGGGTTAGCGCCCAGCCTTCCTCCCACAGTGCGGGTGGCGTCTCGCCTCGCCCAAGTTCTTCGATGGCCTGAAGGTAGGCAAGGAAATCGAGCGACCCGCGCTCGGCAATCAAGTTACCAGCATGCGCATCCAACAGTCGTGCCGCAGCGAGCCGCAACTGCCAAGCAAACACTTCAGCCCCCGGCGCGGCCTCCGCGCCATCGAGGTACTCGTACGGGTCTGGCAGCGTCTCCCAGCCACTACGCGACGAAGCAAAGTCTGCAAGCAACGTGCTCTTTCCCGTCCCGTGGGTGCCAGAGATCACAACACGCAATGCGGCCTCCTCACCCCTCCAGACACCGGGAATGCTACCCCGAGGCGCAGGCGCGCACTACGCGGGGGCGGACAGAGACGCAGCGGCACGCAGAGGCAGGCTCAGCGGCACGCAGAGGCAGGCTCAGCGCCGAGTTACTTTCTCCGCTGGCAGCGCGGGCAGTAGTGGCTCGACCGCCCACCAAACGGAACCCGCTTGATCGCCGTGCCGCAGCGCGGGCAGGCCTCTCCCCCGCGCCCGTATGCATTGAGCGAGTGCGCAAAGTAACCCGCCTACCGCAGTTTCTAACGTTCATGTCCGCTATAGTCCGAGTATGACCGTTGCAGCTGTGTACCTCCGCGTCTCCAAGTCCGATGGGACCGACGACGAGTCTTTGAGTTTGGAGACCCAGCGGAGGCGGATCAGGGGCATGTGCACTGCGCGCGACTGGGAGTACGGCCCCGAGTACATCGACGAGGGAGTCTCCGCCACGAAGGCGCGCGACGGCAGCACCGAGTGGGCGCGGATGCTCTCACACCTCGACACCGGCAAGTTCGATGTCATTGCCGCCCGTGATCTCGACCGCCTGCTGCGCACGCTGCAGGACCTCGTGAAGCTGATCGACCTGGGCGCGAAGATCGCCACGGCCGACGGAGAGATCGACCTGACCTCGGCTGACGGCGAGTTCCGCGCGACGATGCTCGCGGCGGTCGCCCGGTTCGAGATACGCCGGAAGTCCGAGCGCGCCATCGGCGCGAACGAAACCCGGCGCAAGAAGGGCGTTCCGATCATGCGAGGCCGCATCCTCGGCTATGACGACGACGGCGTGACTCAGATCGACGACGAGGCAGCGGCGGTGAAGAAGGCGTTCGAAGACTTCCTTGCCGGAGTGAAGATCACGCACATCGCCCGCGATCTGACGGCGCAGGGGTTCACCACGACGAGGGGTCGCGAGTGGTCGAACGAGAACATCCGTTCGCTGCTGAGCAACACGCGTTACAAGGGCGTCATCACGAAGTGGGAGCCCGATTCCGAGAAGCGGAAAGTCTCGAAGATGTCGGCCGAGGAGTATCCCGGCGCGTTCGAGGCCATCGTGTCCGCCGATGTCTTCGACGCGGTGCAGGCGAAGCTGCACGCGCCTGAACGCCGCCGGAGCTGGGGCACCGAGCCGCGATACTTGCTGACCGGTCTCGCGCTGTGCGGCAGGTGTGACGACGGCCGGACGAAGGTGTACACCAACTACTACCAGCGCTCCCCCAGCACACTCAAGAACGGCGAGCGCCGCGAGTACGCACCGAAGCGTCTGTACGCCTGCCTCGCGCACAAACACCTCTCCCGCAACGCGGGGCCGGTGGAGGAGTTCGTCGAGGCTGCACTGCTGGAACGACTTATGCAGGACGACGCCCGAGATCTCTTCGCGCCGCCAGAGGAGCGAGGCATCGACCGTGACGCGCTGCGGATCGAGAGGATCGCGGCGCAGGAGCGCTTCAAGGGCCTGGCCAAACTGTACGCCGACGGCGTTCTCGACGCCGAGGCCGTGCGCGAGCAGTCCGCACGGCTCCAGGGCCGCCTGAACGAGCTCGACGGACTACTTGCCCCTGCGCCGTCGAACCCGGGCTTGCAGGTCGTGGATGCCCCCGATGTCGTGGCCGCATGGGGAGCGCTCGACATCCCGCGCCGTCGGCTGATCTTGGCCGAGGTGATGACGGTGACGCTGCTCCCATCCCGACGCGGCGCAAAGGGATTCGATCCGAGCCTCGTGAAGATCGAGATGAAAGGCTCGCAGACAAACCTGGACGCGATCGGATAGAATAGGCGGAGTAACAGAATAGAAATTGGCAGGGTGTCGTCCAGCCGGGGTTCGCAACTCGGTATCTTCGCCCATGACCGGATCGGCTCGCGGGCCGCTCAGTGCTCCGGGGAGATACGCACCTCGGGGACACCACATCATTCACACGTCCGGGATATCCGTCCCCCGGGCGGCTGAAGTCAGGACGGCGAACTTCTTCGGAAGGACGCCATCATGGCTACCCCTGTTTCTGACTTCACCATCCCACTGGCCGAGGCTTCGGCCAGCAGCGGCTACTCCGAGCGG
Above is a window of Leucobacter aridicollis DNA encoding:
- a CDS encoding helix-turn-helix transcriptional regulator, which translates into the protein MKRSERLHALSEALRRSGTRGVTAAGLAAQFGVSLRTVKRDIDALENSGLPVWARPGPGGGYGMLVQGNLPPITLSPAQAVALLAAVTAAADAPFADLAAAGVRKILDVLDPATRVHAGELAQRIWVDNEAAGPRTVRSALEQGLADQRVVRIRYVSAEGEETTRDVEPMIFAATGGHWYLIGWCRLRGAIRWFRTSRVLSARTTNDACTGHHVDEIGPPPATAGPLQAGN
- a CDS encoding TetR/AcrR family transcriptional regulator translates to MRSQTSGALTKGAQTRARLAAAMLELIQSNGYSGTGLAAVTEHANAPKGSMYFHFPDGKEGLGVAAIELAQEQFETLVLEAAASEGGAAAAVRAVIAAVAAIVGESDYRLGCPVSVVTLEMGAESERLRGACEQAFRAWVTPAARLLEAEGLAAADAASLATAVVSAIEGSVIVSRAMRSTQPLEATADAMAELIAIRLAHGSVA
- a CDS encoding HXXEE domain-containing protein, with the protein product MASETRATQTRRRGPLALFAAWCVHDIEEALTFPSTFDALAGRTGVERLRISKGQSWGAVGLMGVLVAFACWRGALSDGRSQLYRATVAGLESHVSTHLAASLVQRRYTAGVATAVPVMLPGALAARSELRRAGRPLRAGDYARGAALLLPAALASQVVARMFPSRQNRR
- a CDS encoding alpha/beta fold hydrolase — its product is MTSHAPHSAFVLVPGHWLGAWAWDEVVAHLQEAGHRATALTLPGRDPADPDRELRNLTDQARAIEAAIREHRGDVVLVAHSGANGPVTAVLDSSPDIVARVVWVDSGPVGDATAFAPDFPEDTASTAGTASTAGEDGAEHTDALPLPDFAALGKQASLAELSEASLEEFRARALPEPAGVLRERVALRNNARYNVPTTFVCCSLSSADVAALGAAGHPMFAEVPRFTDVTYVDLPTGHWPMWSRPRELASILMATLDR
- a CDS encoding InlB B-repeat-containing protein is translated as MVFGSLLLTAPAHAAESVSVDTADELRDAFNDASVDTAIELSAAFPDELPGTLSLTNSAGIAIEIDGTNHSLSAPAVGRHIQLTVGGAGSVALRNLELAPRADGTNGGLQVTQNDSAAVELSGITVADLGASAVVLGGSGSGQLLLEDMTIARNSASTGAALSFGRNNADAQTTMNRISVLENVGTNGAGYSGGAMSFRADSRGAVLIQNSLFRDNEFREGGAQPRGGAISLHNSYVQLTLHNDLFEGNSTASSSTPANADGGAVSVMNPNQTHNGSLTVTNSSFIGNTAQDDGAAIFVEGQNASSTPPFLTKLTVKNSTFANNVSGGETADTGGAIQVSLRVEVDISNNTFFGNTKDQGRGGVDFGVHTTFNSGGFQRPAGALADNVFTRSNSVAGMLGTSLTCSGGVACSVPAGEEEAYAKGIFGTVTPEPAANGTTVIAGDARSGAESRAIPTLAIVPPVTDATPTASRIVTGDTGLDADERGVAYRPTGPQDAGAYTMDYVRFDAAENGGSWTGLTPALPGEQGSFISDATASNGWFEVASPGASVPLPATNPTPPAGKSFIGWFESPTGGTQVTAPVAVAGQTVYAQFADVEYTVTFEPGNGEASFSETVAHGDTVAEPAEPVREGFTFAGWTLDGDEYDFAAAVTSDLTLIAVWEEVPVVEHTVTFDPQNGEASFTEAVTDGEAVTKPADPTREGFTFTGWTLAGAAYDFDSPVTADITLVAGWEEVAVVTHTVTFDPQNGSDPTEIQVADGDPVAQPADPTREGFTFIGWTLQDVDYDFDSPVTSDITLVAQWEEIPVVTHTVTFDPDNGEATSTESVVDGGSVAKPADPVKDGFAFTGWTLDGEPYEFSKAVTADITLVAAWEEVPAVTHVVTFDPDNGDEVSTVTVVDGELVAQPSDPVREGHTFAGWTLNGEPYDFATPVTADTTLLASWEPVGAKNHTVTFDPDNGQASTTVTVADGKAVAKPADPVRDGYTFTGWTLNGAVYDFSSPVTTDLTLVAAWKTAVVPPTVDPNKPTPPVIETTGGAPLAPVALAAVLLLGLGVIAVVRARRSWVRGQE
- the dctP gene encoding TRAP transporter substrate-binding protein DctP, which gives rise to MPPTHFLATDLIVPWQEEVTERTGGRVTFDYYPGGQLVETSELYAAVQGGVVDAAIFPPTVAAPVDLPLSGVVALPGIQAPAGLPEASAAYTGLLLGSLAELEWEPKGVTPMLGLIVGQNQLVNRGAPVRGIDDWRGLTVRGSGGMLDIVIVEAGGAAATLATTEIYEALQRRTIDTSITSGETAAQYKLEEVAESISVNSQLGLAAVTLAMSTATWDGFPPDIQHAIREASAAALERFGEATAGLFDSIREQLGDQVDFYTLTAEDVESLHPAVTAAQAAWISEHEAQGLPAQEVFDEWVRAARAAAGE
- a CDS encoding alpha/beta fold hydrolase; the encoded protein is MGESGNRGLTAEGEIASGGDSRHALVFGASGLVGRHLVLKLLGAGADVTVAVRSEESGAKVVQWVREHGGLGSVQTAVVDFAAPEILAGGPTAFASVTEIHNCAGLYRFGMSVDEARDANVGIVERVVEFASQLPRLGRLLHISGYRVGGQDPSLVPWSDTHRSAVYGEAGAYEGSKMESDAVFQARATELGLAWTVVNPSSVIGDSVTGESDQLIGLATTVGQLYRGETAALPGGDDVFLPVVTVDYFAAFMERAATDPGAAGRAYWVLDDRTPPLGDMLAHVGRHLGAPVPRVRVPVAVIKRLPQRITKADPETLTFMSADRYPTDAANELAARHGLLQPDVRVSLERWADYLAAHRFGAQPGDDRRYVEAGGIRTFTLGAGDASGLILPGLPINADTWADVASDIDARVVDLPGLGLSGATGITDWGRWLPEVLPTSPVHLVGHSLGAAAAVTAADRFPGRVSALTLVSPFFLQSRSVTRHLPRPLIAAYMRGLNGTGLSRLLTGTDAEADALESSVSDLRRGASRRVAAQLRQTASLRWRAELRVALARFEGPVTIITGAQDPLDSALVAELASRPNIGVVAIPGAGHHPHLTHRALLSEALVGGRESQPGVTV